ATAGCCATCAATTGCCAAATTTGGGTGCCCAAGCGCAAGCATAAGGTTAAAAACGTACTTTTTGATGCAAATAGCCAATTTTGTGAGGGCTAATAATGCAAATGAGGATAAATTCCTTTTCGCTAAGAATATGTTTGTTAgtatatttgaataataataaatgatttGAGCAATAATAAATGCTTGACATTTcaacgctttttttttttttttcgtaatttAGTTCCaacatgatgtgtcacaatcatatatatatatatagagagagagagttgattttttactcattattattattactattttcaaaaaaaaaaagaaagaaggggggTTGTGTGGCTACCCTTAATAGTGGAGGAGAGCCGCCTCTGTCCTGGTTACCTGTCTGTGTAACCACTCTTGACTTACTTTGGTGATCATACTATTTCTGATCCAAATAGAGGTGGCCACATTTCTACCCCTTCTCTGTTGAGCGGCTACCTCTTTCTTTCATTGAAAGTGCtcactctaatttttttattttttttttttctctcttaaaaaaaaaaatgtttaaaatgaTAAGTTAGCACTTATCTTTGTAAAAGATAACTACTTATgttgtcaaaatattcttaaaaaaaagtgttaaaagttttatgaaaaatattttgagctATTTGTTAAACTTGTGTAATTGTGTGTAGGATATCTTTATCGGATCAAAAATAAAGTGTCgaacatttaaaaaagaaacttCACAAAAACACTCATGAAGTTTCACTCGATTTGAAACTATCATATGAagttaaaaaattctcaatttcaacactcaaacttttaatttgatgCAATTTCCTTTATCCGTTAGGGTTTGATGTTAAATCTTAACAGTTATTGTGAATAAATAAATCAAGGACCTGTGGGTCACCTTGCGACTCACAGTCGTGGGTCTTCTGACCCGCGTTCTTGTGACCTAGCCGTGGGTCACCAgagtctcaattttttttaaaaaaaattgatcaaaagtaaattcaaaattttataacaattctAGAGGTATAAAGgttattttttcccttttgcCGACTGACTTAAAGCCAAATCCTAACGGAAAGAAGCATTTCAACAAATTTAAAGATCGAGAGAtgaaattaagagtttttaaattttaaagttagtTTCAAATCGAGTAGAAGTAGAACTTTCTATGAGgtttccttgaaaaaaaaaaaaaaaaaaaaaaaaaaactgtaaactAAAAAGAGGACAGTTGGCAAAACGTTGTCGTTCGGGCTAAGCAGATTGGATTTTGAACGATTACGTTACTTGGCATAAGAACTTGAGGTTCACAGAGACCGTCTCCTCCCATTTGTTTCTTGCagtgaatctctctctctctctctctctctctctctaaaatgcAAATCCTTCATGCTCCATCTTCATTATGTCTCTCTCTTCTAACCTCGAAATCACGACCAAAAGCAGGTAAGCTCTTGCACTACAGCTCAAGTTTCATACTCTTTAACTAAGTTTTTACACTGAGCAGCTTACCTGTAGGACTACTTTCACCAGATAATCATATTCCATTATCAGATATAAACTGTTCAGTTCGGCCTCAAAGAATTGAAAGCTCCATATGGGTATCGGGCAAACGCTCCGTTTTGAGCTCCGTAACAACTAAAGCTGCCTCTGTTGAAGGTAAAgtgttttcattttcatttttttgtttcttttcttatttccttTAGCCTTCTAAAGCCAACCCATAAGGTCACTGCTACAAAACTAAATCCACTTGCTGAAATTGCACTATTCACTTGAATGAGGCGGGAAACTTTGAGGTTCTTATTGTCATTGACATGTAGTCTAGCAAGCTTATTGCTGCCAAAGAACCCAAATTCAATTCTGTTTTAGGGGGCATTTTGGTGATCCATTGAAATGGAATGCACTGGCATCAGATAGTTGGGTGTCCTCTCTCACAGCAGTCTCTGTAAATTATATGTGTTGAAAGCTACATAATTTGTCTCAAATCATAATTTGTTTTCCCAATAAACGTAAAGAGATACAGAGgcagattttttttaaagaacaaaaaaagaaagcttATTCTAATGTGAAAGAAAGGCTTATACAATAAGATGAATACTGAAATAAAACTATGGAGCCTTGCATGTTGTATCATTCTCTACCTTAAGTGATTAGGTGCTGGGCCAACCATGTGTATCAATCTCTAACTTTTTCCTTGTATCTTGGTATTTTGTTCCTGCCATTGCTAAATTTGCTCTGTCCACATTTTAACATTCGTGGGAACTGTAGTTTCACCTATTACGTTTTTAAGAGTTCATTTTGTATATCCTctttattatgttattttttccACATTTCTAGCTGGAGCGTCAGCGCTATCGACTGGAGCGGCTGAGAGTGATGTGCTGAAAGCCTTGTCTCAAATCATTGACCCTGACTTTGGGACAGACATTGTCTCATGTGGTTTCGTGAAAGATCTACACATCAATGAGGCTTCTGGAGAGGTCATTTTTTAGAATGTGAATATGCAAAATTTTCTACTCGTAAAAAACAATGTTCTGAATAGAATATCTTGACTTTGCATTTCAGGTTTCATTTCGGTTAGAGCTCACCACTCCAGCATGTCCAATCAAGGACATGGTAAATGACACAACACAGTTGTATGATCAAGAACTGACATATGTTTGGAAGGGTAGACTTTTATTTCATAGAAttaacttaaaattattttagtaatgAAAATGTGCAAACAATCTCCACCgctactctttctttcttcgttACCCTCAGTGTGAATTCTTTTCCATGAAACTGATGCAAAATGTTGCTTTTAATGACATATGTTAAATGATCCATGggcaatatattttttttaacttaattatGCTTTTGCTTGTGGCTTGGATGGATTATGTAGATTGCTTTACTTAGGAAGTGTAACAAGATTTAATTCATGACAGTTTGAGCAGCAGGCAAATGAGGTGGTGGCAGTGCTTCCTTGGGTAAAGAACGTGAATGTGACAATGTCAGCACAGCCAGCACGACACATTTTTCCCGGGCAACTTCCAATGGGTTTacagaaaatttcaaatattgtGGCAGTTTCAAGTTGCAAGGTAGACTTTCCTTGActtattgaatttttaattctatGTCACTTGTAGTACTGCTACTGCTACTACTAACATTATGGCACTTTGTGGTGCAGTCTAAGAGTTGACTCTAAGGTTCAATTGTTTGTATTCCAGGGAACTTTCGATTATACTAAATGTATTTAGATACATTTAGATCTCCCTTAATTATGTtctattttataagaaaaacaatatttttgaatgatttgataaaattaaataGCCTTGCTGATTGAAGTGATGGAGAAAATACTATTACCAAAAAAGTTGCCACTTTCCTGGTAGTTTTAATCAGAGAAGAATGCATGATTCTTGTGGCTTTCTACTGTAAGAGGAATGGGAAATTAAATGTTTTTACTGGCCTtaatcagatatatatatatattttgggtaAAACTTATTTTGCCCTTTGACCTTCTTCATAGATCCCAGCTAAGGTGCTCTGGTTATTGTCTTGTTTGCTAAAAACATAGACAATTGATTTACAAATgtctttgctctttttttttgaatcacCACTGCTGTTTCTGGAAAACTGTGCAGGGAGGTGTTGGAAAATCAACAGTAGCAGTAAACCTGGCTTATACTTTGGCTGGTATGGGTGCTAGAGTTGGTATCTTTGACGCTGATGTCTATGGTCCGAGTTTACCTACAATGGTCTCCCCTGAAAACCGACTACTAGAAATGGTaacataacaaaaaatttaattgatttttactgcATGTTAGTGAAGTGATGCAAATAATGATAGTAAAAACTTTCTCCAGAACCCAGAGAAGGGAACCATAATTCCAACTGAATACTTAGGAGTTAAACTGGTTTCTTTTGGATTTGCTGGACAAGGTCGTGCAATAATGCGAGGTCCAATGGTTTCTGGGGTCATCAACCAACTTCTGACTACTACTGAGTGGTATGATGTAATTCTATCAATGAATTAGAAAGTAACATAAACTAGAGTAAGATTTGTTCACTCAAGATTTCTATGAGAGTTCCAATCCTGCtggagttttcttcttgttttatgTATTGCTTTACCCTAAATGCATCTATTTTTCAAGTGAAAAAGCTAACTTTTGAGGCACCTTATAAATTATGGCTACATTCTAAGTTGTGTGGTGGAGGAGACATGCAATGACTGATCCTGATTGGTTCCAAAATGCAGGGGAGAGTTGGATTATCTTGTTGTTGACATGCCCCCTGGAACTGGTGATATTCAACTTACTTTATGCCAGGTTCTGCTTTTACATGCACTTATTCTGTCCTACATTAATACCACCCCATTAGCTTCATCATCTTGATTTTCTGttaatttatttccttttgcgGCTTTTGCTTTTATTGTTGCATATTTACGTGTATGTGGATAGCTATAAAGATACTTGTGCGTGGCACATTGCTCTCAATCTTAACACTTCACATTTCAAGATGGGTAAATTCACATTTTTCAGGTAGTCCCTTTAACTGCCGCTGTTATTGTTACCACCCCGCAAAAGCTAGCATTCATTGATGTCGCAAAAGGAGTTCGCATGTTTTCAAAGCTTAAGGTGTGCATTTCTGTTATACAATTGCTGCATTCCCCTTTTGAAGTGAAACATGTTATTATACTAGataagttttttaatatttttaaggatGAAACATGTTATAAAATTTTACTGACTGACGAGATAATTAGTAATGAGTTTCTATTCCTTGTCATCTAAAACATTTTGATCTATTCTTTGGTAAGCATAATTTTGTGATTCTATACATAGGTGCCATGTGTTGCTGTCGTTGAGAATATGTGCCACTTTGATGCTGATGGAAAACGCTATTATCCATTTGGAAGAGGTTCAGGCTCTCAGGTATCACATTATCCAATTTGCAGAatgtaaaatttgaaaatctcagGGTGATAGCATTGTCAGTATTTTATgtacaaacaaatatatatgaaaaaattataaatatcttTGCAGGTTGTCCAGCAGTTTGGAATCCCTCATCTCTTTGATCTTCCCATCAGACCGACGGTACGTACTGTGATAACATTTCTTACTGATTCTGGTTGTCTGAAATCTACTCTGGATGCTTACTTGAAACTTAACTGCCATTAGTATGTTGTGTTGGAAactcaacaaatccaaaacgTAAGAAGGATATTTAATAAAGAAGCTAGTTAAGAGTTCTTTTAATAAAGGCATTTGGTTTATTGATGTCTTAAGTTCTCTTCAACCGAAGTCTTAAATTAGAAGAGTTATTGGtgttaatttattgtaataaagaagaagtagaaaaagCTTTGGTCGCTTGTTTtttgtatgcctatatatatgggttttgTAAGATGTTTTTATAtaagaaaagtgaagaagaattcctctactcttctctattttctatACTCTTCTCTAAGTCATATTTTTAGTAATAAAAGTAAGAGAGATAGAAAGGTAACTAGTTAGTAAACTAGTTTGTCTTTcaaattggtattagagccctGTACATTCTGCCAATTCCCATTTTTCGTCCATTCTAGAAATGGGTTCCAACGTGGTCTAGCAACAAATCCCTAGATTATCAAAAAATAACTATGGGTTGTGGTCTATCCAAA
The Alnus glutinosa chromosome 14, dhAlnGlut1.1, whole genome shotgun sequence genome window above contains:
- the LOC133858165 gene encoding fe-S cluster assembly factor HCF101, chloroplastic isoform X1, yielding MQILHAPSSLCLSLLTSKSRPKAGLLSPDNHIPLSDINCSVRPQRIESSIWVSGKRSVLSSVTTKAASVEAGASALSTGAAESDVLKALSQIIDPDFGTDIVSCGFVKDLHINEASGEVSFRLELTTPACPIKDMFEQQANEVVAVLPWVKNVNVTMSAQPARHIFPGQLPMGLQKISNIVAVSSCKGGVGKSTVAVNLAYTLAGMGARVGIFDADVYGPSLPTMVSPENRLLEMNPEKGTIIPTEYLGVKLVSFGFAGQGRAIMRGPMVSGVINQLLTTTEWGELDYLVVDMPPGTGDIQLTLCQVVPLTAAVIVTTPQKLAFIDVAKGVRMFSKLKVPCVAVVENMCHFDADGKRYYPFGRGSGSQVVQQFGIPHLFDLPIRPTLSASGDSGMPEVAADPQGEVAKTFQNLGISVVQQCAKIRQQVSTAVTYDKSIKAIRVKVPDSDEEFLLHPATVRRNDRSAQSVDEWTGEQKLQYTDVPEDIEPEDIRPMGNYAVSITWPDGFSQIAPYDQLQMIERLVDVPKPSGTQA
- the LOC133858165 gene encoding fe-S cluster assembly factor HCF101, chloroplastic isoform X2, with the protein product MQILHAPSSLCLSLLTSKSRPKAGLLSPDNHIPLSDINCSVRPQRIESSIWVSGKRSVLSSVTTKAASVEAGASALSTGAAESDVLKALSQIIDPDFGTDIVSCGFVKDLHINEASGEVSFRLELTTPACPIKDMFEQQANEVVAVLPWVKNVNVTMSAQPARHIFPGQLPMGLQKISNIVAVSSCKGGVGKSTVAVNLAYTLAGMGARVGIFDADVYGPSLPTMVSPENRLLEMNPEKGTIIPTEYLGVKLVSFGFAGQGRAIMRGPMVSGVINQLLTTTEWGELDYLVVDMPPGTGDIQLTLCQVVPLTAAVIVTTPQKLAFIDVAKGVRMFSKLKVPCVAVVENMCHFDADGKRYYPFGRGSGSQVVQQFGIPHLFDLPIRPTLSASGDSGMPEVAADPQGEVAKTFQNLGISVVQQCAKIRQQAVTYDKSIKAIRVKVPDSDEEFLLHPATVRRNDRSAQSVDEWTGEQKLQYTDVPEDIEPEDIRPMGNYAVSITWPDGFSQIAPYDQLQMIERLVDVPKPSGTQA
- the LOC133858165 gene encoding fe-S cluster assembly factor HCF101, chloroplastic isoform X5, with the translated sequence MQILHAPSSLCLSLLTSKSRPKADINCSVRPQRIESSIWVSGKRSVLSSVTTKAASVEAGASALSTGAAESDVLKALSQIIDPDFGTDIVSCGFVKDLHINEASGEVSFRLELTTPACPIKDMFEQQANEVVAVLPWVKNVNVTMSAQPARHIFPGQLPMGLQKISNIVAVSSCKGGVGKSTVAVNLAYTLAGMGARVGIFDADVYGPSLPTMVSPENRLLEMNPEKGTIIPTEYLGVKLVSFGFAGQGRAIMRGPMVSGVINQLLTTTEWGELDYLVVDMPPGTGDIQLTLCQVVPLTAAVIVTTPQKLAFIDVAKGVRMFSKLKVPCVAVVENMCHFDADGKRYYPFGRGSGSQVVQQFGIPHLFDLPIRPTLSASGDSGMPEVAADPQGEVAKTFQNLGISVVQQCAKIRQQVSTAVTYDKSIKAIRVKVPDSDEEFLLHPATVRRNDRSAQSVDEWTGEQKLQYTDVPEDIEPEDIRPMGNYAVSITWPDGFSQIAPYDQLQMIERLVDVPKPSGTQA
- the LOC133858165 gene encoding fe-S cluster assembly factor HCF101, chloroplastic isoform X3; this translates as MQILHAPSSLCLSLLTSKSRPKADNHIPLSDINCSVRPQRIESSIWVSGKRSVLSSVTTKAASVEAGASALSTGAAESDVLKALSQIIDPDFGTDIVSCGFVKDLHINEASGEVSFRLELTTPACPIKDMFEQQANEVVAVLPWVKNVNVTMSAQPARHIFPGQLPMGLQKISNIVAVSSCKGGVGKSTVAVNLAYTLAGMGARVGIFDADVYGPSLPTMVSPENRLLEMNPEKGTIIPTEYLGVKLVSFGFAGQGRAIMRGPMVSGVINQLLTTTEWGELDYLVVDMPPGTGDIQLTLCQVVPLTAAVIVTTPQKLAFIDVAKGVRMFSKLKVPCVAVVENMCHFDADGKRYYPFGRGSGSQVVQQFGIPHLFDLPIRPTLSASGDSGMPEVAADPQGEVAKTFQNLGISVVQQCAKIRQQVSTAVTYDKSIKAIRVKVPDSDEEFLLHPATVRRNDRSAQSVDEWTGEQKLQYTDVPEDIEPEDIRPMGNYAVSITWPDGFSQIAPYDQLQMIERLVDVPKPSGTQA
- the LOC133858165 gene encoding fe-S cluster assembly factor HCF101, chloroplastic isoform X4, with the translated sequence MSLSSNLEITTKSSLPVGLLSPDNHIPLSDINCSVRPQRIESSIWVSGKRSVLSSVTTKAASVEAGASALSTGAAESDVLKALSQIIDPDFGTDIVSCGFVKDLHINEASGEVSFRLELTTPACPIKDMFEQQANEVVAVLPWVKNVNVTMSAQPARHIFPGQLPMGLQKISNIVAVSSCKGGVGKSTVAVNLAYTLAGMGARVGIFDADVYGPSLPTMVSPENRLLEMNPEKGTIIPTEYLGVKLVSFGFAGQGRAIMRGPMVSGVINQLLTTTEWGELDYLVVDMPPGTGDIQLTLCQVVPLTAAVIVTTPQKLAFIDVAKGVRMFSKLKVPCVAVVENMCHFDADGKRYYPFGRGSGSQVVQQFGIPHLFDLPIRPTLSASGDSGMPEVAADPQGEVAKTFQNLGISVVQQCAKIRQQVSTAVTYDKSIKAIRVKVPDSDEEFLLHPATVRRNDRSAQSVDEWTGEQKLQYTDVPEDIEPEDIRPMGNYAVSITWPDGFSQIAPYDQLQMIERLVDVPKPSGTQA